The stretch of DNA CCCTCATCTCCAATAACTAAATTCCCTACATCTTGATAATTTTGCTGCTGCACGTTTCTTTTTACCtgatttcagaaataaataagtTTTCACATAAGCACACAGCACCAACCCAGCacaaacaacaagacaacacagATATAAACAGAGGGACAGATGATGTCGCTGTTTGTCATTTACGTCTGTGGAACAAACCTCGGCCAAGAGGAGCAGGGCTTGGGAATACTGTCCAGAAACTTCCTTCTTCAGGTCGAGGGTCAGcttcttctctgtttctgtcgggaaaaaaaaaacgtccaaGATGAGCGCATGAGACTGATTGCAAACTGACTCTCATTTTGCTGCTGATGATACAAAACTCGtgaattcaataaaaaaaaatcccctgagGAAGGTGTTTGAAAAGTCgctcaaaaaaaataaatgtataaatgtaattgtaatcagTTAGTTAGTGAGAAAAGCATGGCTCAGCAGAGACGGCGAGACAAATCTGAGAGCGACAGCGTCTCTCCGTCCAGACGGGCTCCATTCACCTGCCAGCATGACCTCAGACTGTttctgattggttctcctgtttGAATTagccccgcctctctctctcatcagccAGTCAAATCGAAGCACGTGGCTCTGAGCGGCCGACCACGTCGAGGTCGTTTCTtgtagggatgggcgataccacactttaaggattcgatacgataccgatactttttcttgcattttcagcGATACCGGTACCGATACtgacaatttttttcattcaaaatattattacatttaagacaaattacatgacaaatacagaccatttataccatatttattatggtcaatacataataaaactaaaattaaaataaataacataaatatgaatgagatGACACGGGCCAGCTCAATACGCCGCCTGGCACAGGGGTGTGTCAGCACATAGtaagtgaaggaagctatctaaaacagctgaaagttatgcatgcaccccctattcttatttgttaatatcaatatttgtttaaggaaactgatgccaaatgagtagtGTGTGAGAAacgatatatcgataccacaggatCAATACGCCCATCCCTAGTTTCTTGTTTCTGATCCAAAGACGTgtgatttgttaaaaaaaaagaaacgtcAGTCGGGGTTGAGTTCTTTACTGTCCAGTTTAAAACATTAGttagaaaagtaatcaaaactAATCACAGGTAATAAGTTACATTAGTTTGATGAAGTCATTAAAACacttacatttatatattttaacagTGTATCTGGTAATCTATAACCCATTACATTTCAGAGGCAGCCTTCCCAGCCCTGGTTATGGTGCAGACGGTGTGTAGGAGTCACAGTTAtcatagttttgtatttttcattcgtttttatttttatttcaatttcaatttttgttttcagtccagTTTAGTCTCCAGACTGGGTTTGCTGGTTCcagtttagtttttcttgtttaaaatgtttcGTTTGAGTTGAGTTACAACACGTGACCAAACTGaccaacagcaaacaaaactaaacacattttatttttattttagttcgttTTCTACATACACAATGTCATTTCAGTTCGTTTTCTCTAAAGtccagcttttatttttattcctggtaactaaaatgtttttttttctcacagctaGTTTTAGTTCTTAGTTTAGTGTGAATGAGCTGTGTAGCCTTGCAGATTTTGACGTTTTCAGCCTCACAGGTTCAGCATGAACGTCTTTACCTTCCAGATAAACTTCACTGAGTGCTTTGATCTGCTGGTTCGATCTCGAGGCAAAGATTTCGATCAGGACGCTGTCGGCGGTCCCGAGCCCCTGCagcgtgacacacacacacacacacacacacacacgcacgcacacacacacacacacacacacacacacacacacacgcacatcatgAATAATTACACTCTAACACTGgaggatggacagacagacttTGCTTATGACAACATCAGCTCctgtcatgctgtgtgtgcatgtgtgtgtgtgtgtgtgtgtgtgtgtgtgtgtgtgtgtgtttcctgtggtgttttttcacATGATCATGAATTTTATGTATCAAAAGTGGCTTGTTGCTTGATCATTTCAGCACAACTGAtggttcaatttaaaaataagaacACAACGTCATTAAAATTATTAACATCAATGAATGCGTCATGAATTATAGAATCATAATCAACagaaaggaggggggaaaaaatcaccataaacaaaattaaagctGTTCAGTTCACTTTCCTGTGGTGAGACGAGTCTTTCTCTGCTCAGAAATAATATTAGAGGATTATTAGTTCTGGATGGACTGGCCTCAGGTACCACACAGCTCAATCtagtgctttttaaaaatatttttcaaggTAAATTTGAACAAAACTGAGGACAGATTTTtgtaaaaatcatattttagttCTTCATATTGACCTCGCAGTGGAGTGTAAAGGTCCgtgctgtgtgtttgggctGTACTGAGGTCAGTTTTGAGCAGGAATGTCattgaaataaatcaaaccaggagcttttttttttttttttttttcacagaactTGGGACGAGTAAGTCCAAGGATTTCTgtggatttctctctacagaCTCTAAGGTGAATATTCTGGTTACTCCTGTGCCTGTAAACATATATGACAGTGTAAGATATGAATATAAATTAAGTTTTAGGATGTGTATCAGGAtcagaaatgttgaatttcatgcagaagagagagaggagcttgAGTCATTTTTGCAAAGAGAAATTAAAAGGCGGATAAAATGTTGACGTGGAAACTAAGAGCTCATAAATTCAAACTGAAGATCAATGACTTTTAAAGCCTTGAAGttaagactttttaaagacCCTCAGTCTCTGATGACAGTCAACATGATGCTTCACCATAATGTGCAGTAAATAATctactttattgtgttttcagagttttttcctcactcaGAGTGGCTTTGTAAGGTTATGAAATATGATCTCTGggtgataaaacagaaaaaaaaagagaagatagGCTGACCTTCATGGCGCGGGCGACCTCGTGGCAGTCGTACGCCGCGGGGGGCGTGACCAGCGCCACCAGCACCTCCTCAAAGTCGCCGTGGGTGTCCCCTCTCAGGTCCTCCTCTAAGCTCTGCAGGaaacacaggcagacaggtttTCAGAAGTGtgtgctcacaaacacacacacacacacacgcctacatGAGTGTATTTACACAAAACCACACCCACGGCCTCGGCGCTCAcaccacctgctgctgtttgttttatgtaaaaatgaacCTGGGACCCAAAGTGAAGAGGAGCCGCAGCCGCAAACACGACCCCTGCTGGCTGTTGTTGTGCAAAATCttccaaattaaaatatttcatcttttcttGTTCCAGATATTCCtcaaaaaatcttgtttttgatgCCGTCCTGTTCAAATTTATCATTTACTTTTTGTGCCTTTtaagaaaatgaatgttttgtctgtgtttcctgtggagTCTGATGACAACATGTGACGCTTATTAAGTATAAAAGCTGTTTACTGTTGAGCGCATTTCAAATGTCAGTTGTGTGACAATTAATCAAGACGATTTCACacattacttctataaaatattacatcatatcatatccatatcaatattatacacatcttttttttttttttttttactgctggaaCTCTTTCATGACACTAAAGCGAGTTTGCAGCTTCCTAACATGattaaaggctgttttttttttttttttttttttttttttttagatgaaacAGAGCAACAAGACAGGCAGGTGGTTCAACAACCAGCGCGAGACATTTGTTTCAGgttcttcatttgtttcaggttcttcatttgtttcaggttCTTCATTTGTTGTAGgttcttcatttgtttcaggttcttcatttgtctcaggttcttcatttgttttaggttcttcatttgtctcaggttcttcatttgtttcaggttCTTCATTTGTTGTAGgttcttcatttgtttcaggttcttcatttgtctcaggttcttcatttgttttaggttcttcatttgtctcaggttcttcatttgtttcaggttcttcatttgtttcaggttCTTCATTTGTCTCAGGTTCTTCATTTGTTGTAGattcttcatttgtttcaggttcttcatttgttttaggTTCTCCATTTGTTGTAGgttcttcatttgtttcaggttcttcatttgtttcaggttcttcatttgtttcaggttCTTCATTTGTCTCAGGTTCTTGGTGGtcaccagcctgcagcctgaGCTCATCATCCGGTTGGAGGCTCACACAGGAGGAGAGCTGCTCGTTTGATTTGATCAGTAAACTTGTCATCCAACTAGTTAAAAGCACTTGACATGTTTTACACAAGCGACCTTGGTTTAAATTATAAATCAGTGTTGCGCACACCgaatatgtttgttttataaAGTTTAGCTAAAAGGATGAAAATAATCAGCGTAAATTATCGAAAAATTCATTGAATCTCATATGAGTCATTTTTGACACAATCACTTGTGCATCTCAGGGTTAAAGGGCCGCACCAGTGACAAGTTATCATAAgccagacattcaaaatcagtggaatAGTCCTTTAGTAACTGAGGCGCTGCAGATTCCTTTTCggttgtcacacacacatgaagtgcTGACTGAGCTGACCGATGACCTGAAGGTGGCGACACTTTTCTAAACTGCCTGCGTATTAGTTTTGAATTGATGCATATACAGAGCTGATCTATTGATCGATGTTCTGATCGATCACATGGCTCTCACTCTGCCCGTGGCCTCCTGGTACGCTGCACAGATGAGCTGCCGCTGAGCGCTGCTCCTGCGGGTCAGGACGTCGATCAGCGTCTTCTCCCTGgtgcctgaggaggaggaggaggaggaggaggaggaagaggaggaggaagaggaggtcaAACATGAAGACACGACGCTGCAGGAAGCACAATAGCGTGTTCAAGCCAACAGagccaggagaggaggagaggggatattcagagaaaaaaaactttatgagaaaaaactttatgagaatttatgagaaaaaaaccctcaaagttctgagattagctgcagctgatgacctcatcaaattctactttgcagtaggatttagtaacaaggaagtcctgctgatttgagcccagaatcacaatataagttttgtttttcataaatttgtttttttttctcataaatttgcaacTTTACTCTAAATTTCAGCTTCTTTCTTGAAAATCTGTAACTATATAATATCAGAAAttttgaggggtttttttttttccctcaaatttgactttaatctcagaatgtCTTAGctgtttcttgtaaatttgtgactttataatctcagaattttcaagtttttttcatataaatttgtgactttctttctcataaattaACCACTTGAATctcagttttttcttgtaaatttacaaatcTAATCGAGTaaattctgaggtttttttcCTCGACACATTACCCCCCTCCCCTGactctaattttttttcctccctgcacACCGCCGAGGCTCTACATCAAACTTAACTCTGGTTTATAAAACAAACAGTCACTATGCTCTCCAGAAAATCACTCATttatgttttggtgtgtgtgtgtgtgtgtgtgtgtgtgtgtgtgtgtgtgtgtcttcaccgAGGCCTTCGATGGCCTTCCTCAGAGCCACGGCGTCGTCTCCTGCATCAAAGTCGGCTTTGGCCTTGATGGTTCCTCTCTCTCCGctctgcaggaaacacacaacatgaaCTTCCTCATTTATTATGGACGCACTTTGTTAATacaagtattttattattattattattgttattattattataattttattgtatGAGATTTGTTTCAGtcagtgagattatttctgcctctgagaaaGGTTTCTCTGATTAAAACTCCAATCTGCCCTCTCCTGCTCCAGTTTTCATATTATTTCCTGTTGGGTTTTAATAtcatttctgtctgtatttgtcatcaTATTTTTGGTGGGAAGTGTTTTCATAACCACTCATGTGAAGTTCGGGGTGAATAAAGGGCCTCCAGTCGGGGATTATCACAAGtcaaacaacaagaaaacattcatttgtctttcttttcttttctttgttcttttcttcAGAAAGCCCCTTCCCTGCTGACTATGATCTAAACTCTGAATACTCGCCATAAACATGAAGCTTTTGACTAAAAAAGTTAAGGTAGGCTCACCACcagcacagaacagaatagattagaatagaatagagtagaatttGACTTAATTGTCTGGCCGAGGCGAAAAATGATCTTCAGTCTTCAAATACAATAGAAATAACAGCAAACAGCACCGCTGTCAGACATAAAATATGTACGCCATATTATCAGCCATATTACAGGATTAGATCAATACATCTGCTGATCAGACAGTATTGATTAGAGGCCCTCAGGTTCAGTGTGAAGGCGCTGCCGGGTGTGAACTCACCGTGGCCGAGAAGGAGGACGGGGAGTTCACCAGACTGTCCAGGTCATCCTGCGGGTCAGACGGACAAATTAACCAGATCACAGCTCTTAATTCAAACCTTATTACACTATTACAGCTGATAATTACAACCTTATTACACTATTACAGCTGATAATTACAACCTTCTTATTATAATTCGGCTGATAATTCAAGCTTTGTTACACTATTGCAGGTGATAATTAAAACTATTACACTATTACAGCTGATAATTACAACCTTATTACACTATTACAGCTGATAATTACAACTTTAACTATTACAGCTGATAATTAAAGCTTTATTACAGTGTTACAGCTGATAATTACAACTTTATTACACTATTACAGGTGATAATTAAAACTTTAACTATTACAGCTGATAATTAAAACTTTAACTATTACAGCTGATAATTACAACCTTATTACACTATTTCAGCTGATAATTACAACTTTATTACACTATTACAGGTGATAATTAAAACTTTAACTATTACAGCTGATAATTAAAACTTTATTACACTATTACAGCTGATAATTAAAGCTTTATTACACTATTACAGCTGATAATTACAACTTTATTACTCTATTACAGCTGATAATTACAACCTTATTACACTATTACAGCTGATAATTAAAACTTTATTACTCTATTACAGCTGATAATTAAAGCTTTATTACACTATTAGAGCTGATAAATCTTTATTGTAATATTACAGCTCATAATTAAAGCTTCATTATATTACAGCTGATAATTAAAACTTTATTATAATATTACAGCTGATAATTAAAGCTTTATTACAGTCCAGACAAACAGAGGGAGGGGTCACTCACCCACAGAGTCGCCATATCAGCAACGAGCCGCTCCTATTGGCTGCAGAGAAAACACCACAATATTCAGCTTTTGTCTTTATTCTGTGATTTGTGGCTGACGAGTTGcaactttccctctttcatttgcaCAGATTATATTCACAACATGAAACTAAAACACGTCTGTcttctgtaatattcctgcaGGGGCTGCCAGAGAGCTTTCACTGAGCTCACTGAGCttggtggctttttttttttttttttttttttttttttttacctcctatcgtgttcctataatattcctatgataTTCAGTGAATTATAGATGGAGTTTGTCTGTTGATCTTCAGGTggaaacatcatctgaaagctgggaatctgaagattaatttaaaatgcagcttggctctgtgtgtcaagttattctagtcataaatctgttttGGTTAGGTGtctgtttacttatttattttaatttagacAGAGTGTAAAACATGATGATAGAAGAATATCAAACCTTTTCCATGTTcaattatgtgtcataagttgcTGCAGCAATTTTTGtggttgataccatttgttaaaCAGATTTGGTGCCAAATCTAATCATTTTTGTCCactcaaaaattaataaaaatggccCAAAACCCCTCTAAAAcgccacattaggacaccaagaccttgaggaacaccatagaaaaattcatgctgATTTGGTgtaaaaaacatttgaaatttagagatttctgtaagaattgcatttttctgtgattgGATGCTGAGTGctctgttgtggaaatgtgtcagaaactggcccttacTGTCAGTTCacctggagaagcagagctcctctgaacggcctctgTCTAGTCTGAGGATGTGAAGTTTCATGAAGCTgggattatcctagaggtcactagaggtcattttatactGTGACGTCATGTTTCAGAAAATGATCTCACTTCATCTCTCAGCCGGTCGCAGCTGAACATCATCAAGTTTTGCTGTGATATCTGCTTATAATAAACAGTCTGagtccctataggaatattataggaatatatCACAGGAGCTAAAACACGTCTCTACCTGCCTGCTAAACACCACAGACGCACTCTGAGTCCcgacaggaatattacagagatATTACAGAGTCATCAGGTGTATTAGAGTTATTATAAACATGACGCAGACGCAGGTTCAGTCACTACAGCAGGATTACAACGATAA from Myripristis murdjan chromosome 9, fMyrMur1.1, whole genome shotgun sequence encodes:
- the anxa3a gene encoding annexin A3a isoform X2 encodes the protein MATLWDDLDSLVNSPSSFSATSGERGTIKAKADFDAGDDAVALRKAIEGLGTREKTLIDVLTRRSSAQRQLICAAYQEATGRSLEEDLRGDTHGDFEEVLVALVTPPAAYDCHEVARAMKGLGTADSVLIEIFASRSNQQIKALSEVYLEETEKKLTLDLKKEVSGQYSQALLLLAEGKRDESTTVDPEKAKEDAKTLYDAGEKKWGTDESKFIDILCHRSIPQLRQTLIEYKNISGKSLQQSIEGEMSGKLEELLVAIVKCVKSVPAYMAERLYESMKGGGTDEATLNRIMVSRSEIDLLDIRAEFKKLYSYSLHSAIESDLSGCHGECVKAICGGDD
- the anxa3a gene encoding annexin A3a isoform X1; translated protein: MATLWDDLDSLVNSPSSFSATSGERGTIKAKADFDAGDDAVALRKAIEGLGTREKTLIDVLTRRSSAQRQLICAAYQEATGRSLEEDLRGDTHGDFEEVLVALVTPPAAYDCHEVARAMKGLGTADSVLIEIFASRSNQQIKALSEVYLEETEKKLTLDLKKEVSGQYSQALLLLAEGKRDESTTVDPEKAKEDAKTLYDAGEKKWGTDESKFIDILCHRSIPQLRQTLIEYKNISGKSLQQSIEGEMSGKLEELLVAIVKCVKSVPAYMAERLYESMKGGGTDEATLNRIMVSRSEIDLLDIRAEFKKLYSYSLHSAIESDCHGDYRKTLLKICGGDDDDS